A genomic window from Photobacterium gaetbulicola Gung47 includes:
- a CDS encoding putative bacteriocin/lantibiotic ABC transporter (COG2274), producing MKTLNFMTAPQALNKIYRYHDIITSEHNLIKNYSEGADFFDIDSIQRSAKKLGILAKYQKTTLLEIGQLCSPFMISIKNGQWAIVEQVRTDQVTLILDGGDMGSVDTSDFSLFWDGGVVTFEPAVESEKGFGFKWLISAFLRHRAVIFQLLLASLFLQCFALVTPFFFQVVVDKILVHHNIDTLILLTVGMVVVSFCDVSLALLRDYIFYHTITRIDASLGSKVFSKLMALPFSYFSKNSVGQILSRVRELENISQFLNDSTVTMIIDLAFTLVLLSVMYLYSPVLTMVVIASVVLYVVLLSFNVPAFFKNLDQQFGLGARNNSFLVENVSGIETLKSLGIEGNMSRQWDTILAEFVQVVFKGKMIQARGIQGVELISKLTTVFVLYIGANLVMSGGMTIGQLIAFSMLTTNIMMPVIRLAHLWQSLQKARVAVVRLAEILNADEESQPKQHLITPKKLEGKIELEDVSFSYLQEGPSTLDQVSITINEGEVVGVVGRSGSGKSTLVRMLNKLYQPDSGHIFYDGQDIRHLDGVWLRQQIGVVLQDNVLFATTVKNNIAMGDPSLSLEQVIEAAKLVGAHDFIMQMPHGYDTVLEERGGNLSGGQRQRIAIARALVTDPGVLILDEATSALDYQSEHIIQERMKEICSGRTVIIIAHRLSTVRDADRIITMDQGRIVEQGSHQELCRSGGTYAQLYKQQAGGELCLVDG from the coding sequence GTGAAAACATTGAATTTTATGACTGCTCCTCAAGCGTTGAATAAGATCTATCGCTATCATGATATTATTACTTCAGAGCATAACTTGATAAAAAATTATTCAGAAGGGGCGGATTTTTTTGATATTGATTCCATTCAAAGATCGGCAAAAAAACTCGGCATTTTGGCAAAATATCAGAAAACAACATTGCTAGAGATTGGTCAGCTATGCTCTCCGTTTATGATCAGCATTAAGAATGGTCAATGGGCAATCGTGGAACAAGTTCGGACCGATCAAGTCACACTGATACTTGATGGTGGTGACATGGGAAGTGTTGATACTAGTGATTTTTCATTGTTTTGGGATGGCGGTGTCGTAACCTTTGAGCCAGCTGTGGAATCCGAGAAAGGTTTTGGGTTTAAGTGGTTGATTTCTGCTTTTTTGAGACATCGGGCTGTTATTTTTCAGCTCCTTCTTGCTTCTCTTTTCCTACAGTGCTTTGCTCTGGTGACACCATTCTTTTTCCAAGTAGTGGTTGATAAGATACTTGTTCATCATAATATTGATACGCTCATTCTATTGACTGTTGGAATGGTGGTGGTCTCATTTTGTGATGTATCTTTGGCATTGCTGAGAGACTATATTTTCTATCATACAATTACAAGGATTGATGCGAGTTTAGGATCTAAGGTTTTTTCTAAATTAATGGCATTACCTTTCTCCTATTTTTCAAAAAACTCCGTTGGTCAAATTCTCTCAAGAGTCAGAGAGCTGGAAAATATCAGCCAGTTTTTAAATGACTCAACAGTAACAATGATCATTGATTTGGCCTTTACTCTAGTTCTTCTATCTGTAATGTATTTGTATAGCCCAGTACTAACAATGGTTGTTATTGCTTCGGTTGTATTATATGTGGTGTTGCTATCATTTAATGTTCCAGCATTTTTTAAAAATCTTGATCAACAATTTGGTCTAGGCGCTAGGAATAATTCATTTCTTGTGGAAAATGTTTCTGGTATCGAAACGCTTAAGAGTCTAGGTATTGAAGGAAATATGAGTCGGCAGTGGGATACAATACTAGCTGAATTCGTACAAGTTGTATTTAAAGGAAAGATGATCCAAGCGAGAGGAATTCAGGGAGTCGAACTGATAAGCAAATTGACTACCGTGTTCGTCCTATATATTGGAGCAAATTTGGTGATGTCAGGTGGTATGACAATCGGTCAGCTAATTGCTTTTAGTATGTTGACTACAAATATAATGATGCCGGTGATTCGGCTTGCGCATTTGTGGCAAAGTTTACAAAAAGCTCGCGTTGCCGTTGTCCGACTAGCTGAAATCCTGAATGCTGACGAGGAGTCTCAACCAAAACAGCATCTGATTACCCCAAAGAAGCTTGAGGGCAAGATTGAACTTGAGGATGTTAGCTTCTCTTATTTGCAAGAAGGCCCCAGCACTTTGGATCAGGTCTCTATTACCATCAATGAAGGCGAGGTCGTCGGTGTTGTCGGCCGCTCTGGCTCGGGCAAGAGTACCTTGGTACGCATGCTGAATAAGCTTTATCAGCCTGACAGTGGGCACATATTTTATGACGGTCAGGATATTAGGCACCTTGATGGCGTTTGGCTGCGCCAGCAAATCGGGGTGGTATTGCAAGATAATGTGTTATTCGCAACGACAGTCAAAAACAACATTGCTATGGGGGATCCGTCCCTGAGTCTGGAGCAAGTTATTGAAGCGGCGAAACTGGTTGGCGCTCATGACTTCATCATGCAGATGCCACACGGCTATGACACGGTGCTGGAAGAGCGAGGGGGGAACCTCTCTGGCGGTCAGCGTCAAAGAATTGCGATAGCCAGAGCACTGGTTACTGATCCTGGAGTATTGATTTTAGACGAGGCGACAAGTGCTTTGGATTATCAGTCTGAGCATATTATCCAGGAACGGATGAAAGAAATCTGCTCTGGAAGGACTGTCATTATTATTGCGCACCGCTTGTCGACTGTTAGGGATGCCGATCGGATCATCACGATGGATCAAGGTCGAATTGTAGAACAGGGTTCGCACCAGGAGCTCTGTCGTTCGGGTGGCACTTATGCACAACTGTATAAGCAGCAGGCGGGAGGTGAGCTATGTTTGGTCGATGGCTAA